From Maribacter dokdonensis DSW-8, the proteins below share one genomic window:
- the murG gene encoding undecaprenyldiphospho-muramoylpentapeptide beta-N-acetylglucosaminyltransferase, which yields MGSYKFILSGGGTGGHIYPAIAIANELKRRYPDAEFLFVGAKDRMEMEKVPQAGYKIEGLWITGIQRKLTLKNLLFPIKLISSLMRANSIVSKFKPHAVIGTGGFASGPLLKMATTKGIPCVLQEQNSFAGITNKLLKDKVEKICVAYEGMEKFFPKDKIVLTGNPVRSDLVELKATKEEALDYFELTTNKKVLLVLGGSLGARRINQLVADHLAYFEDLGLQVIWQCGKGYYKTYRTHQSANIKVHAFLNSMDKAYVAADFIISRAGAGAVSELCLVGKPTFFIPSPVVAEDHQTMNALALVKQHAAVMIREKELDEQFKMQFESVFNTSEKQEELARNIKAMALPNATADICDEIEKLIQ from the coding sequence GTGGGCAGTTATAAGTTTATTTTGTCGGGCGGAGGTACCGGCGGACATATTTATCCGGCGATAGCCATAGCGAACGAGTTGAAAAGGCGGTATCCAGATGCTGAATTTTTGTTCGTTGGTGCGAAGGATAGAATGGAGATGGAAAAAGTACCGCAAGCGGGGTACAAAATAGAGGGATTGTGGATTACGGGAATTCAGCGAAAACTGACCCTAAAAAATCTACTATTTCCAATAAAATTGATAAGTAGTTTAATGAGAGCAAATAGCATCGTATCGAAGTTTAAGCCCCATGCCGTAATTGGTACAGGTGGTTTTGCTAGTGGTCCGTTGTTAAAAATGGCGACGACGAAGGGTATTCCTTGTGTTTTGCAAGAGCAGAATTCCTTTGCGGGTATTACCAATAAACTATTAAAGGATAAAGTGGAGAAAATCTGTGTGGCCTATGAGGGTATGGAGAAGTTTTTTCCAAAAGACAAAATAGTATTGACAGGTAACCCTGTTAGATCAGATTTGGTGGAATTGAAAGCTACCAAAGAAGAAGCTTTAGATTATTTTGAATTGACCACCAATAAGAAAGTGTTGTTGGTGTTGGGTGGCAGTTTAGGGGCTAGGCGCATAAATCAATTAGTAGCGGATCATTTAGCATACTTTGAAGATTTGGGATTACAGGTAATCTGGCAATGTGGTAAAGGGTACTATAAAACCTATAGAACCCATCAGTCGGCTAATATAAAAGTACATGCCTTTTTGAATTCTATGGATAAAGCATATGTAGCGGCAGATTTCATTATTTCAAGGGCAGGTGCAGGTGCGGTGTCAGAACTGTGTTTGGTAGGAAAGCCTACATTTTTTATTCCGTCACCGGTGGTGGCAGAAGATCATCAGACCATGAATGCATTGGCATTGGTAAAACAGCATGCGGCAGTAATGATCAGGGAAAAAGAGCTTGATGAGCAATTTAAGATGCAGTTTGAATCGGTCTTTAATACATCGGAAAAGCAAGAGGAATTAGCAAGGAATATCAAGGCAATGGCATTACCGAATGCTACGGCTGATATTTGTGATGAAATAGAAAAATTAATACAATAA
- the mraY gene encoding phospho-N-acetylmuramoyl-pentapeptide-transferase — protein MLTYLFEYLEKQYQLPGATLFQFSTFRAAMAILFSLTIATVYGKRVILFLQKQQVGETIRDLGLDGQKQKAGTPTMGGVIIIMSTLIPVLLFARLENIYIILLTFTMLWMGAIGFLDDYIKVFKKNKEGLKGRFKVLGQVTLGLIVGAVLYFHPEVTMRDHDKTIITQEYTVEQVKGEEIKSTMTTVPFFKNNEFDYSNLISWAGEGAKEYAWLLFVPIIILIVTAVSNGANLTDGIDGLAAGTSAIIVFTLGIFALVSGNIIFSDYLDIMYIPRVGELLIFITAFVGALIGFLWYNAFPAQVFMGDTGSLTIGGVIAVIAIIVRKELLIPVLCGIFFAESLSVMMQVGYFKYTKKKFGEGRRIFLMSPLHHHYQKKGYHESKIVTRFWIVGILLAIVTIVTLKIR, from the coding sequence ATGTTAACCTACCTGTTTGAATATTTAGAAAAACAATACCAGTTGCCCGGGGCTACGCTGTTTCAGTTTAGTACGTTTCGTGCCGCAATGGCTATTCTTTTTTCGTTGACGATCGCAACAGTGTACGGTAAGCGTGTAATTCTGTTCTTGCAGAAACAACAAGTTGGTGAAACTATCCGTGATCTAGGTCTTGATGGGCAAAAGCAAAAAGCGGGTACACCAACTATGGGGGGTGTGATCATTATTATGTCTACCCTGATCCCGGTGTTGTTGTTCGCAAGGTTGGAGAACATTTACATTATACTATTGACCTTTACCATGTTGTGGATGGGTGCAATTGGCTTTTTGGATGATTACATCAAAGTATTTAAAAAGAATAAAGAAGGTTTAAAAGGCAGGTTTAAGGTTTTGGGTCAGGTAACATTGGGGCTTATAGTTGGTGCAGTATTATACTTTCACCCAGAAGTGACCATGCGTGATCATGATAAGACCATAATTACACAAGAGTACACCGTAGAGCAGGTAAAGGGAGAGGAAATTAAATCTACCATGACCACGGTGCCGTTCTTTAAGAATAACGAATTTGACTATAGCAATTTAATTTCATGGGCTGGAGAAGGGGCAAAAGAATATGCTTGGTTGCTGTTCGTCCCTATCATCATATTGATCGTAACCGCAGTATCCAACGGTGCTAATTTAACCGATGGTATAGATGGTCTTGCCGCAGGTACATCGGCAATTATAGTATTTACGTTGGGCATTTTTGCCCTGGTATCAGGTAATATTATTTTCTCTGATTATTTGGATATCATGTACATACCAAGAGTAGGTGAGTTGTTGATATTCATTACCGCTTTTGTAGGAGCGCTGATCGGGTTTTTGTGGTATAACGCGTTTCCGGCACAAGTGTTTATGGGAGATACGGGAAGTTTGACCATAGGTGGGGTTATTGCCGTGATCGCAATTATTGTGCGAAAAGAATTGTTGATTCCCGTTTTGTGCGGAATCTTCTTTGCAGAGTCGCTCTCAGTTATGATGCAGGTAGGGTATTTCAAGTACACAAAAAAGAAATTTGGCGAGGGTAGACGTATATTTTTAATGTCGCCCTTACATCATCACTATCAGAAAAAAGGGTATCACGAGAGTAAGATCGTAACCCGTTTTTGGATCGTGGGCATTTTATTGGCAATTGTAACTATAGTGACCTTAAAAATTAGATAA
- a CDS encoding FtsW/RodA/SpoVE family cell cycle protein, with the protein MLNIFQNIKGDKAIWAIAALLALFSFLPVYSASSNLVYVVGNGTPVGHLVKHAILLFLGFGIIYGVHKIPTHFFKGLSMIALPIVLVLLIFVLAQGTSSGGTNDSRWIRLPLVGFGFQPSNLAAVVLMIYVARYFSKVRDIKITFKESILPLWLPVFLVVALILPANFSTAAIVFSMVMVLCFLGGYPMKYLLGIVGTGILFLSIFILTAKAFPDLFPNRVDTWMSRIDSFSNPDDTEGTYQIERAKIAIATGGIVGKGAGKSVQKNFLPQSSSDFIYAIIVEEYGLVGGFILMLFYMFLLFRIVVVANGCATIFSKLLVLGVGLPIVFQALINMAVAVELFPVTGQNLPLISSGGTSSWMTCLAIGIILSASNKSIAQESASGNDVDIDETNPLEILSGQL; encoded by the coding sequence GTGTTGAATATATTCCAAAATATAAAAGGAGATAAAGCCATTTGGGCCATTGCGGCACTCTTGGCCTTGTTTTCATTTTTGCCGGTATATAGTGCCAGTAGTAATTTGGTATATGTAGTGGGCAATGGTACGCCGGTTGGTCACTTGGTAAAACATGCCATACTGTTGTTTTTAGGTTTTGGAATTATTTATGGGGTACATAAAATACCCACGCATTTCTTCAAGGGGCTTTCTATGATAGCACTGCCCATTGTATTGGTGTTGCTCATATTTGTTTTGGCTCAAGGCACATCCAGTGGTGGTACCAATGATAGTCGTTGGATCCGTTTGCCTTTGGTAGGCTTTGGTTTTCAGCCTTCGAATTTAGCGGCGGTAGTATTGATGATCTATGTAGCGCGCTATTTTTCAAAGGTGAGGGATATTAAAATAACCTTTAAAGAAAGTATACTGCCATTGTGGTTACCGGTTTTCTTAGTGGTGGCATTAATATTGCCCGCTAACTTTTCAACGGCGGCCATTGTATTCTCTATGGTGATGGTATTGTGTTTTTTAGGAGGATACCCAATGAAATATTTATTGGGGATCGTGGGTACGGGAATACTGTTTTTATCCATTTTCATATTAACGGCGAAAGCTTTTCCGGATCTATTCCCGAATAGGGTTGACACATGGATGAGCCGTATAGATAGTTTCTCCAATCCGGATGATACTGAAGGCACTTATCAAATAGAACGTGCAAAGATTGCGATAGCAACCGGTGGTATTGTAGGTAAAGGAGCAGGTAAAAGTGTACAAAAGAACTTTTTGCCACAGAGTTCATCGGATTTTATTTACGCGATAATCGTAGAGGAATATGGTCTAGTAGGCGGATTCATTTTAATGCTTTTTTACATGTTCTTGTTGTTTAGGATAGTGGTAGTGGCAAATGGCTGTGCAACCATATTCAGCAAATTGTTGGTGTTGGGTGTTGGGTTGCCTATAGTGTTTCAGGCATTGATAAATATGGCGGTAGCGGTAGAGCTGTTTCCGGTAACGGGGCAAAATTTACCATTGATCAGTAGTGGTGGTACTTCTAGTTGGATGACCTGTTTGGCAATAGGCATCATATTGAGTGCAAGTAATAAAAGTATAGCCCAGGAGAGTGCTTCTGGCAATGATGTTGATATAGACGAGACTAACCCTTTAGAGATTTTAAGTGGGCAGTTATAA
- the murC gene encoding UDP-N-acetylmuramate--L-alanine ligase has product MNVAQIHRVYFIGIGGIGMSALARYFAFIDKTVSGYDKTESPLTHELAASGMDIHYKDSIDLVEEVYKNDPEHTLVVYTPAVPSNHTEYQFFLQNGFTIKKRSEVLGLITKDSFCLAVAGTHGKTTTSSILAHLLKETGVKMTAFLGGISEDFNSNFLLEGTEYSVVEADEFDRSFMQLTPNVACVTSMDADHLDIYGDAQELEKTFKDFTKRLKPGGTLFVRNGLPLKGLTYGIEDDSDYCIRNIKIEHGTYIFDLETPDLKLEGVEFNKPGRHNLLNGLVAFAMAMQAGPPPHRLAQALSTFKGVQRRFSYQIKNDDFIYIDDYAHHPTEINAVYEAVSEMHPNKKVLAIFQPHLFSRTRDFANEFAQSLSRFENVLLLDIYPAREEPITGVDSEWLLGKMTNGNRKLISKEQMLSEVKNQNPEVLITMGAGDIGLEVVKIKKEMSYAG; this is encoded by the coding sequence ATGAACGTAGCGCAAATACATAGAGTGTATTTTATTGGCATAGGAGGCATTGGTATGTCTGCTTTGGCGCGTTATTTTGCGTTCATAGATAAAACGGTTTCCGGATACGATAAGACCGAGAGTCCGTTGACCCATGAACTGGCAGCTTCTGGTATGGATATTCACTATAAGGACAGTATTGACCTAGTGGAAGAAGTGTATAAGAATGACCCGGAACATACCTTGGTAGTGTATACGCCCGCGGTACCATCAAACCATACGGAATATCAGTTCTTTTTACAGAATGGATTTACCATTAAAAAACGATCAGAAGTATTGGGTCTAATTACCAAAGATTCTTTTTGTTTGGCAGTTGCAGGAACACATGGTAAAACGACCACCTCTAGTATTCTGGCGCATTTGTTAAAAGAAACAGGTGTAAAAATGACCGCTTTCTTAGGTGGCATATCAGAAGATTTCAATAGTAATTTCTTGTTGGAAGGAACGGAATATTCTGTTGTTGAGGCAGATGAATTTGATCGTTCATTTATGCAATTAACACCAAATGTAGCCTGTGTTACCTCTATGGATGCAGATCATTTAGATATTTATGGAGATGCCCAAGAGCTGGAAAAAACATTTAAGGATTTTACCAAGCGGTTAAAGCCGGGCGGCACCTTATTTGTGCGTAACGGGTTGCCTTTAAAAGGGTTGACCTATGGTATAGAAGACGATTCGGATTATTGCATCCGGAACATAAAAATAGAACATGGCACCTACATATTCGATTTGGAGACCCCCGACCTCAAACTAGAAGGGGTTGAATTTAACAAGCCAGGAAGGCATAATCTGCTCAATGGTTTAGTGGCTTTTGCGATGGCGATGCAAGCAGGTCCCCCGCCGCATCGCCTTGCACAGGCACTGTCTACCTTTAAGGGAGTGCAAAGAAGATTTTCATATCAGATAAAAAATGATGATTTCATTTATATCGACGATTATGCGCATCATCCTACTGAGATCAATGCGGTTTATGAAGCCGTCTCGGAAATGCATCCCAATAAAAAAGTGTTGGCAATTTTTCAACCGCACCTGTTTTCAAGAACACGTGATTTTGCGAACGAGTTTGCACAAAGCTTGTCACGCTTTGAAAATGTGCTGTTGTTAGATATATACCCGGCTAGGGAAGAGCCTATTACAGGGGTAGATTCAGAATGGTTGTTAGGTAAAATGACAAACGGTAATAGAAAATTAATTTCAAAGGAACAAATGCTTTCTGAGGTAAAAAATCAAAATCCAGAAGTATTGATAACAATGGGAGCCGGAGATATAGGCTTGGAAGTAGTGAAAATAAAAAAAGAAATGTCTTATGCGGGTTAA
- the ftsA gene encoding cell division protein FtsA codes for MEQTKYSVGLDIGTTKIVAIIGKQNEYGKIEILGIGKSKSLGVHRGVVNNITQTIKSIQQAVEEAEANSGLKIGSVVVGIAGQHIRSLQHSDYITRKDSEEVIGEDDVDMLCGQVHKLIMLPGEEIIHVLPQEYKVDGQAEIREPIGMYGGRLEANFHVVVGQVVSIKNVGRCIKSAGLDLGNITLEPLASSDAVLSQEEKEAGVALIDIGGGTTDLAIFKDGIIRHTAVIPFGGGVITEDIKEGCSIIEKQAELLKTRFGSAWPGENRDNEIVSIPGLRGREPKEISLKNLSKIIHARVVEIIEQVYVEIKNYGHEEQKKKLIAGIVLTGGGSQLKHLKQLVEYITGMDTRIGYPNEHLAGDSDEEVASPLYATAVGLLMNAIKNQEKLKLTQEEIIQEQEEEELVYAEHKTETVKRPDIHKERKSVFDKWTEKLKEFLDNAE; via the coding sequence ATGGAACAAACTAAATATTCAGTCGGGTTAGACATAGGTACAACGAAAATCGTTGCCATAATCGGTAAGCAAAACGAATATGGTAAAATTGAGATTTTGGGTATAGGTAAGTCCAAAAGTTTAGGTGTGCACAGAGGTGTGGTTAATAATATAACACAGACCATAAAATCTATACAGCAAGCGGTTGAGGAAGCAGAGGCAAACTCAGGGCTTAAGATCGGTTCTGTAGTCGTTGGTATTGCCGGGCAACATATAAGAAGTCTGCAACATAGCGATTATATCACGAGAAAAGATTCTGAGGAAGTCATAGGTGAAGATGATGTGGATATGTTATGTGGTCAAGTGCACAAGTTGATCATGCTTCCTGGTGAGGAGATTATTCATGTATTGCCACAGGAATACAAAGTTGATGGACAAGCGGAAATCCGTGAGCCTATTGGTATGTACGGTGGTAGGTTAGAAGCTAATTTCCATGTAGTAGTTGGTCAAGTGGTTTCTATAAAGAATGTTGGGCGTTGCATTAAGAGTGCAGGTTTAGATCTAGGTAACATTACGTTAGAGCCTTTAGCTTCATCTGATGCCGTTCTAAGTCAAGAAGAAAAAGAGGCAGGTGTAGCATTGATCGATATAGGAGGTGGTACAACTGATCTGGCTATTTTCAAAGATGGTATTATTAGGCATACCGCAGTAATACCTTTTGGTGGTGGAGTTATTACCGAAGATATTAAAGAAGGTTGTTCAATTATTGAAAAACAGGCAGAATTATTAAAAACAAGATTTGGTTCTGCATGGCCGGGTGAAAATAGGGATAATGAAATTGTATCTATACCAGGATTACGTGGTAGAGAGCCAAAAGAGATTTCTTTAAAGAACCTTTCTAAGATCATACATGCACGAGTTGTTGAAATTATTGAACAAGTGTATGTAGAGATCAAAAACTACGGTCACGAAGAGCAAAAGAAAAAACTGATTGCCGGTATTGTGCTTACAGGTGGTGGAAGCCAATTAAAGCATTTAAAGCAATTGGTAGAGTATATTACAGGAATGGATACTCGAATTGGGTACCCTAACGAGCATTTGGCGGGCGATTCTGATGAAGAAGTTGCTAGTCCGTTGTACGCAACCGCTGTTGGTCTTTTAATGAATGCCATTAAGAACCAAGAGAAGTTGAAATTAACACAGGAAGAAATTATACAAGAGCAGGAAGAAGAAGAATTGGTGTATGCAGAGCATAAAACGGAGACCGTAAAACGCCCTGATATACATAAGGAAAGAAAATCTGTTTTTGATAAATGGACTGAAAAGTTAAAAGAATTTTTAGATAACGCAGAGTAA
- the murD gene encoding UDP-N-acetylmuramoyl-L-alanine--D-glutamate ligase → MALLVVLGGGESGVGTAILALKKGYNVFVSDKGKIKEKYKNVLEHFEIDWEEEQHSEDRILKADLVMKSPGIPDKVPLVKQLVGKGVPVISEIEFASKYTDAKIIGITGSNGKTTTTMLTNHILANAGLHVGMAGNIGDSYAKMVAENDFEYYVLEISSFQLDGIIDFKPHIAVITNITPDHLDRYEYEFENYIASKFRIAENQDENDYLIYDADDTVLVDWLNKHPVKSKLMPFSLNNVVEQGAFIEQNEIIIKTTTDTISMTKNTLALEGQHNVKNTMAAATIAKLVGIRKETIRACVSNFQGAPHRLEKVLKIHHVEYINDSKATNVNAAYYALDSMKTPTVWIVGGVDKGNEYMELMPLVREKVKAIICLGENNEKIKHVFGKAVDLLVETYAMEEAVKVAYKIAERGDTVLLSPACASFDLFKNYEDRGDQFKNCVKNL, encoded by the coding sequence ATGGCACTTTTAGTAGTACTAGGCGGAGGGGAAAGTGGAGTAGGAACAGCCATTTTAGCATTGAAAAAAGGGTACAATGTATTTGTATCCGATAAAGGAAAAATAAAAGAAAAGTATAAAAACGTTCTTGAACATTTTGAGATTGATTGGGAAGAAGAACAGCATTCTGAAGACCGCATACTAAAAGCCGATTTGGTCATGAAGAGTCCGGGTATTCCGGATAAAGTACCCTTGGTAAAGCAGTTGGTGGGCAAAGGTGTTCCTGTAATATCAGAAATAGAATTTGCATCAAAATATACAGATGCCAAAATCATTGGTATAACGGGAAGCAACGGTAAAACCACCACAACCATGTTAACCAACCATATTCTGGCAAATGCCGGATTACATGTAGGTATGGCGGGTAACATTGGTGATAGTTATGCAAAAATGGTTGCGGAAAATGATTTTGAGTACTACGTACTTGAGATCAGTAGTTTTCAATTGGACGGCATTATAGATTTTAAACCACACATTGCCGTGATTACGAATATTACACCGGATCATTTAGATCGGTATGAGTATGAGTTTGAAAATTACATCGCATCAAAATTCAGAATAGCGGAAAACCAGGACGAAAACGATTATTTGATTTATGACGCAGATGATACGGTTTTGGTGGATTGGCTGAACAAGCACCCGGTTAAATCAAAATTAATGCCCTTTTCATTGAATAACGTAGTTGAACAAGGTGCATTTATAGAACAAAACGAGATAATAATAAAAACAACAACAGACACTATTAGCATGACGAAGAACACTTTGGCCTTAGAAGGTCAGCACAATGTAAAGAACACTATGGCAGCGGCAACAATTGCAAAATTGGTCGGCATTCGTAAAGAGACCATAAGAGCCTGTGTTTCTAATTTTCAAGGGGCTCCCCACCGTTTGGAAAAGGTGTTGAAAATACATCATGTGGAGTATATAAACGACTCAAAGGCAACTAATGTAAACGCTGCCTATTACGCATTGGATAGTATGAAAACACCTACTGTGTGGATCGTAGGTGGGGTAGACAAAGGAAATGAGTATATGGAGCTAATGCCATTGGTACGTGAAAAGGTAAAGGCGATTATTTGCTTGGGTGAGAATAATGAAAAGATCAAGCACGTATTCGGTAAGGCTGTTGACCTTTTAGTGGAAACCTATGCTATGGAAGAAGCGGTAAAGGTTGCCTATAAAATTGCGGAACGTGGAGATACCGTATTGTTATCACCTGCGTGTGCAAGTTTTGATCTATTTAAAAATTATGAAGATCGCGGAGATCAATTTAAGAACTGTGTAAAAAACCTATAA
- a CDS encoding cell division protein FtsQ/DivIB produces MRVNLGFIKLAALILVITGLYAFSNERNSAKQVAGMKVEFIGDQNLYLTEGTVNKLLIQNCGGLKNVPKENIVLNTVEKALEANEMVKSAQVYLTIDGELTSKIVQRKPIGRIEGDKKFYLDDEGKRMPLSNNHSARVPIITGNISGKSLEDVYVILEHINKDDFFRKSVIGIHVQGDSEYQLRLRLNNFVVNIGGIEDLEAKFSNFKAFYAKANKDETLEDYAVVSLEFNNQVVCTKI; encoded by the coding sequence ATGCGGGTTAATTTGGGCTTTATAAAATTAGCGGCGTTGATACTTGTAATCACTGGGCTGTACGCTTTTTCTAACGAAAGAAATAGTGCAAAACAGGTGGCCGGTATGAAGGTAGAATTCATTGGTGACCAAAATTTATACCTCACTGAAGGGACGGTTAATAAATTGTTAATACAAAATTGCGGAGGGCTCAAAAATGTGCCTAAAGAAAATATAGTTTTGAATACTGTAGAAAAGGCCCTTGAGGCCAATGAAATGGTGAAAAGTGCCCAGGTCTATCTTACAATAGATGGCGAGCTTACGTCGAAAATAGTTCAACGGAAACCAATCGGACGCATAGAAGGGGATAAAAAGTTCTATTTAGATGATGAAGGAAAGAGAATGCCGCTTTCCAATAATCATTCAGCTAGAGTTCCCATTATAACAGGCAATATCAGTGGTAAAAGCCTTGAGGATGTCTATGTCATATTGGAACATATAAATAAGGACGATTTTTTTCGAAAATCGGTAATAGGTATTCACGTTCAAGGTGATAGTGAATATCAATTACGGTTAAGGCTTAATAATTTTGTTGTAAACATAGGCGGTATTGAAGACTTAGAGGCCAAGTTCAGCAATTTTAAGGCATTTTATGCCAAAGCGAACAAGGATGAAACCTTGGAGGATTATGCGGTAGTAAGTTTAGAATTCAATAACCAGGTGGTGTGCACTAAAATATAA
- a CDS encoding UDP-N-acetylmuramoyl-L-alanyl-D-glutamate--2,6-diaminopimelate ligase, with product MMQLKDILYGVRITAVSGTTTCDIASVQFDSREVQKSDAFVAIKGTITDGHKYIDAVVKAGARAIICEELPAAMVDDVTYVQVESGNQALALMASNYYGTPSKNLKLVGVTGTNGKTTVSSLLYQLFKKAGYKVGLLSTIKIMVDDTEFPTKHTTPDALVINKHLKLMNDAGVEYCFMEVSSHGIHQKRTEGLAFAGAIFTNLSHDHLDYHKTFAEYRDTKKILFDQLPKTAFALTNLDDKNGLVMLQNTKARKATYALKNYADYRAQILENQFDGQLLKINDNELWSKLIGHFNAYNMLAIYATADLLGMDQLETLRLISELENVDGRFQYYISKNRITAIVDYAHTPDALKNVLETINTLRTGNENVITVVGCGGDRDRSKRPVMGNIATEMSNKVIFTSDNPRTESPTEIITEMEAGVEPQNVKKMLSIENREQAIKTACQLAADNDIILVAGKGHETYQETNGVRVEFDDFKIVKELLSSLDK from the coding sequence ATGATGCAATTGAAAGACATATTATATGGAGTGCGTATTACTGCTGTTAGCGGTACTACCACTTGTGATATAGCTTCGGTGCAGTTCGATTCCCGTGAAGTGCAAAAATCCGATGCCTTTGTTGCTATAAAAGGTACCATTACCGATGGACATAAATATATAGATGCCGTAGTAAAAGCTGGCGCAAGAGCGATCATATGCGAAGAGTTGCCCGCAGCTATGGTAGATGATGTGACGTATGTGCAGGTAGAAAGCGGAAATCAAGCATTGGCATTGATGGCTTCTAACTATTACGGTACGCCATCAAAAAATTTAAAATTGGTAGGTGTTACGGGTACCAATGGTAAAACAACGGTATCTAGTTTGTTGTATCAATTGTTTAAAAAGGCAGGGTATAAAGTGGGGCTGTTGTCCACTATAAAAATTATGGTAGATGATACCGAGTTTCCTACAAAACATACCACGCCAGATGCATTGGTAATCAATAAGCATTTAAAATTAATGAACGATGCCGGTGTGGAATATTGCTTTATGGAAGTGAGTTCACATGGTATTCATCAAAAAAGAACGGAAGGTTTGGCTTTTGCGGGAGCAATTTTCACCAATCTTTCCCATGATCACCTAGACTATCATAAGACCTTCGCAGAATATCGTGATACCAAGAAAATATTGTTCGATCAGTTGCCAAAGACGGCTTTTGCGTTGACCAATTTAGATGATAAGAACGGCTTGGTCATGTTGCAGAATACCAAAGCTAGAAAAGCAACGTACGCGCTAAAGAACTATGCCGATTATAGGGCACAGATTTTAGAGAACCAGTTTGATGGTCAGTTGTTGAAAATCAATGACAACGAGCTGTGGTCAAAATTAATAGGTCATTTCAATGCTTATAATATGCTGGCAATTTATGCAACGGCAGATTTATTGGGCATGGATCAATTGGAAACCCTTCGCTTAATAAGTGAGTTGGAGAATGTAGACGGAAGGTTTCAATATTATATATCAAAAAATAGAATTACGGCAATAGTTGATTATGCCCATACGCCGGACGCCCTAAAAAATGTGCTTGAGACAATCAACACGTTGAGAACTGGAAATGAAAACGTCATCACCGTTGTGGGGTGTGGTGGCGATAGAGACAGATCAAAGCGTCCGGTAATGGGTAATATCGCAACGGAAATGAGCAATAAGGTCATTTTTACATCGGACAACCCTAGAACGGAATCGCCCACGGAAATCATCACCGAAATGGAAGCTGGGGTAGAGCCACAAAATGTAAAAAAGATGCTTTCCATTGAAAATAGGGAGCAGGCCATAAAGACAGCGTGTCAATTGGCGGCTGATAACGATATTATTTTGGTTGCGGGAAAAGGGCATGAAACCTACCAAGAAACCAACGGTGTTCGTGTTGAATTCGATGATTTTAAAATAGTAAAAGAGCTGTTGAGCAGCCTAGATAAATAA